In the Arachis stenosperma cultivar V10309 chromosome 8, arast.V10309.gnm1.PFL2, whole genome shotgun sequence genome, TTGTAGATTCTAATATATTAGTATGCTAACCAAAAACTTACAAGGTAAAAACTCAGGTACAGTTAATTTCATaagaagttgatagttgagagttGTTAGATGACAATTTAGTCAAATCTGTCAAATCATTTAACGACtgtcaactatcaacttcacatgaagttaactgcacctgagtttccacCAACTTACAAACATAATGTAAAAGATATAGTCAACTTACAATCTCACTTTCTTTTGTCCCTTCTGCTGGCATAATATCCTGAACCCATTCAACCTGAGCAACACGATACCTGCATAAACATTGAAAACATGTGTCATAAAGATCTTATGAGAATTTATATTAGCTATCAACTACCTAACACAACCTTCTTTTCTTATCCAGCATTAAAAACACATAATCCAATTTTttgtaaaagaaaaaaggaTCAGTTAAACAGCAAGAGAACTTGTTAAACATAACTCGTGTATTATGAGCTTTGAGAGATTACTTATCCTAAGTTAAGCTTTAAAAACACATCAAGCTAAATCTTCCTAAATGAAAGGAGGACAGAAAAATCCAGTTACATAGCTAGAGAATTTGTTAAACATAACATCCACTAACAACTTACCCATCCTGATCCCATGAACGGATGATGCGAAATCTCCTGCGACTTTCAATCTGCATATAATGGTACTTGCTTAAAGACTGAAGTGCTTCTCTTTAAGATAAAGAATATTATTGAGGTGAAAAGGAAAATGATATAAGAAGCAAAATGATatatcttcacctctatatagAAACGACCATCTGGAAGTGGCTCACACCTGTAGTGtcaaatagaaaaaatatttatttaaagaaTGTGGCTTGCATGAGAACAAGTTTAATGCAAGGTTATgagctcaaaattatttttcaggTAAAAAGGATATCAAGCACGGAGAACCTACTCAGTGATTTCCACTTCAGAGCCATACTCGGCTAAAGAACCTGTTGAAGAATCAGTGATAACCTACAAGACACCAGATGAATGAGGTTAGTCCAATCATGCAACTTAAGCCACATAACCAAAGGAAACAAAATGAAATCAAAAGACTTGAATAAATATCTACCATTCCCATCCGATGATTGCCTTCCATTATTCTTCTTACctatttttaaagaataaataGATTAAAACACAGATATGATATTTAGACTGTCTGAATATAGATATCATTTATCATTAGGTATATGAATTACTTTCACAAATTAAACATACAATAATGTTTTAAAACAGCTTTTTTACAGATTTTAAAGTAGCATGTGTAAGTTTACACAAAAATCATGAATCACCAATTATGACACTCCTCACCAAATGTTGCAGTCAACTAACTCAATCACAACTGTTCAAATATATAAATGCAACCCCTCCAACTACTCAAGTTTTGAACAAAGGGTAAATCGAGacaatatattaaatataatatgtCCCTTGATATATAAAGAAGATTTTTTAGATTTGTGCAATAAATATGTGAAAATATTTGCAATGCATATAAGTGTTCATTGGGTATTGACGTAATTCATCTGTAATTTATatgaaaaaagaaattgaaaatgatattataaatatattattttatttaaaactaATATCTTTACGGGCAAACCAGAAGATTATTCAGcaatccccccccccccccctcttaTCAGTTAGAATACTTGCTTTTTACATGGAGAAAAGGATACATGTTAACGTACCAAACCACTCGAAACTACTCATCAACATTTACCAGATGGCACTATAAAAGACTGAATTATTTCTTAAGAACAATATGTTATAGCATAGCATCCATAATTAACTCACCATCAATCTATACCGAGGTTCAAATATATTGAGCGGAAACTTTTGACATGGTATGACAACATCCATAACAAAGAGGGGCAGCAAATCTACACCAGGGTTGATTAAACTGTCATGCTCTTGTTTCCGTTCTGCATACTCCTCAGGAAAGTTCTTCTCTATGATGTTCTTCAATGTCACACTAGAAAAAGGTTGACAAGACTATAAATATCTTAGCAAAAAAAAGGTGTCCATAAAGTCAATTAGAACTTTTATTTTGTTCCAACATCTAAGACTAAACCAAATTCAGCTAAATGTGTCCTGATAACCCTAGGATGTGCCTTGTATAAACACCAAAGGGAGTATTGAACTACAAACTTACAATCAGAGAACCACATAATAAGTCAAATTTTTTGACAGCTTTACCTGATTGAACATGTTCTTGGACTAATAAACAGAACTGTCCTGCACAAAGGGCATCTGTTCCCTAACAATTGAGGACAAGAATTAGTAGAGTAGAGATAAGATATGAATTCATAGAGAAAAGATAATCAAGATGAGCTAATACCAACCAGAATCCATTGACTGAAATAGACATGAACGGCAAAAGGAATGTCCACAAGGGGTTGTAACAGGTTCATACAGCAACTTCAGGCAGAGAGTGCAATCAAACTCATCATTTCGCTCTGGTTGTGCATGTCTATTCATCCTTGTTGAATGAGATGGCAGTCTTTCCAAATTTTGAAGAGAAGCTTGAAGAGGATTGCTGCATAGTATCATAGGAAACAAAAAAGGAACTCGTGATCTACTTCAATAAGATGACTCTTGCAAAAGTCTACAATAAGTAATTTCATCAACATTTCTACAAGGAATACATAGAAAAGAAATTAAGGGGAAAAAGGAAGATTAGCAAGATTCATAATAAGTAGTACCTAAATGGATCGACTTGTAGACCGGAAAGAATAACATCCCTGGCTTTCTCATATTTCTCCAACTGTCAGTTTAATAAATTGTCATAGCAAGTTTTGCATAATATGCATAATATGAATACAATTATAAAGAAAATTTGGCCACAAAAAAGCAAGTGTTAAAAGAATTAAGCCCCTTAGCTCCGTATTCTGGCAAGACTAAAAGGGTTTACAATGGACTACAGCCACATAATAACTTTTTATGCCATAAAAAACTGGCAATTTTAGAGGACCTGCacaataaaaagttaaaaaccaCTTGAGACATCTACCTACATAAGCAACTAATTAATACTATACAAATCCAAATAATTTTCATTGTACTACTTTATTT is a window encoding:
- the LOC130943498 gene encoding uncharacterized protein LOC130943498 isoform X1; the encoded protein is MAAPSSPPPFHDALPDVKDYVWEKESDGLPWDTLRHVYELVQSGNEAFRENRMEEAISFYSRANNIKSGDMVILGNRCAAYIRISQYLKHRTPSASEHRPLSGLDPTTLAELGLKDAEKLVDLQSNSANPYILKAHALLLLEKYEKARDVILSGLQVDPFSNPLQASLQNLERLPSHSTRMNRHAQPERNDEFDCTLCLKLLYEPVTTPCGHSFCRSCLFQSMDSGNRCPLCRTVLFISPRTCSISVTLKNIIEKNFPEEYAERKQEHDSLINPGVDLLPLFVMDVVIPCQKFPLNIFEPRYRLMVRRIMEGNHRMGMVITDSSTGSLAEYGSEVEITECEPLPDGRFYIEIESRRRFRIIRSWDQDGYRVAQVEWVQDIMPAEGTKESEILQELTCNAAENARSWIRRAREATRLDPRRIERLLNVEAMMPSTRDPERFSFWLATLSNRRPSDRLDLLRIRDTTERIRRGLIFLRAEEQGCRIQ
- the LOC130943498 gene encoding uncharacterized protein LOC130943498 isoform X2, which produces MSKTMSGSVFINEKESDGLPWDTLRHVYELVQSGNEAFRENRMEEAISFYSRANNIKSGDMVILGNRCAAYIRISQYLKHRTPSASEHRPLSGLDPTTLAELGLKDAEKLVDLQSNSANPYILKAHALLLLEKYEKARDVILSGLQVDPFSNPLQASLQNLERLPSHSTRMNRHAQPERNDEFDCTLCLKLLYEPVTTPCGHSFCRSCLFQSMDSGNRCPLCRTVLFISPRTCSISVTLKNIIEKNFPEEYAERKQEHDSLINPGVDLLPLFVMDVVIPCQKFPLNIFEPRYRLMVRRIMEGNHRMGMVITDSSTGSLAEYGSEVEITECEPLPDGRFYIEIESRRRFRIIRSWDQDGYRVAQVEWVQDIMPAEGTKESEILQELTCNAAENARSWIRRAREATRLDPRRIERLLNVEAMMPSTRDPERFSFWLATLSNRRPSDRLDLLRIRDTTERIRRGLIFLRAEEQGCRIQ